The Chitinophagales bacterium genome includes a region encoding these proteins:
- a CDS encoding efflux RND transporter permease subunit: protein MSITELAIKRPLLILVIFTVLILFGIIGYSNLNYNLLPKFEAPILSIQTVYRGASSEEVQNNVTKKIEDAVSSIEGVDIVSSTSQENVSVVVLQLKQKTDVTQAQQDAERKINNISNELPEDVDRPIISKFSSSDIPVLKLTAFGNVSDEELYDFVDLTIKPILLNTKGVGQVNLIGGSKREIKVNLDNDKLQAYNLSSAQVSQVIMASNMSYPAGAIEDNNNRFTIRLDANLGSVDQLNNLIIRENRDGSRLLLRDVASVSDAIAEPTSINRINGNVGLGMEISKQTDANAVEVSTAVKAQLDTLVSQYKDKGFNYEVAIDQSTYTVESANAVTHDLFLAVFIVAAVMLVFLHSFRSSMFVLVALPSAMIPTFLLMYLMGFSLNLMTLLALSLVVGILVDDSIVILENIFRHMEMGKDKVKASIEGRSEIGFTAVAITLVDVVVFVPLSLAGGLIGNILREFALVVVFSTLMSLFVSFTLTPLLASRWAKLPHLSKDSLWGRINLGFESMIDKLIDAYGKVLNWVLGHKRYVITGVILLFVGAGSIGALGFIGSSFAGSGDRGEFSLIVELEPQATLFQTNKVTQQIEKTLLKHPEVVRVFTKVGAVGTQMGESISTPNQADITVSLTDKRERVKSTDEIGKELRDELDQIPGIKFSIKPTSVTGNNQPQIQIVAMGSDYDELWVAAQKIHDIVKETPGTDYVEYSTKSPKTEIQIKLDRDKVAKMGLTIPAVGAAIQIAFRGNDNAKFKEQGEEYPINIVYDEADKKDIASLANTIIQTPTGGIIRLSDVANIEEVQGQAILERYNRLNSVQVLASTVGRPTGTVTADIREKIDKANLPATVKVDYLGEEKNQQESFGSLGYAMLIGIVLVYLIMVALYESVVYPFVVLFSIPVALIGSILALALTMESLSIFGFIGFIMLMGLVAKNGILIVDFANHLKERGYALKDALIEAGRERLRPILMTTLAMVFGMLPIALSNGPGSEFKRSMAWVIIGGLTSSLLLTLIVVPTVFYLVDRLKEKISGKKQANNAVLEVE from the coding sequence ATGTCTATTACCGAATTAGCAATAAAACGACCATTACTAATACTTGTTATATTTACAGTATTAATACTTTTTGGAATTATAGGATATTCTAACTTAAATTATAATTTACTACCTAAGTTTGAAGCACCTATTCTTTCTATCCAAACGGTTTATAGAGGAGCATCATCTGAAGAAGTACAAAATAATGTAACTAAAAAAATAGAAGATGCCGTTTCTTCTATAGAAGGTGTTGATATTGTGTCTTCTACTTCTCAAGAAAATGTTTCGGTTGTAGTGTTGCAACTAAAGCAAAAAACAGATGTTACACAAGCACAACAAGATGCTGAAAGAAAAATAAATAATATATCTAATGAATTACCTGAAGATGTAGACAGACCAATCATTTCTAAATTTAGTTCTAGCGATATTCCTGTACTTAAACTAACAGCATTTGGTAATGTTAGCGATGAAGAACTATACGATTTTGTTGATTTGACTATAAAACCAATTCTCTTAAACACTAAAGGTGTAGGACAAGTAAACTTAATTGGTGGTTCTAAAAGAGAAATTAAAGTCAACCTAGATAATGATAAACTACAAGCTTATAATCTATCTTCTGCACAAGTAAGTCAGGTAATTATGGCAAGTAATATGTCTTATCCTGCTGGTGCAATTGAAGATAATAACAATCGATTTACGATTAGACTAGATGCAAATTTAGGCAGTGTAGACCAACTCAATAATTTAATTATTAGAGAAAACAGAGATGGTAGTAGATTATTATTAAGAGATGTTGCTAGTGTTAGTGATGCCATTGCAGAACCAACATCTATTAACCGTATTAATGGTAATGTAGGTTTAGGTATGGAAATATCTAAACAAACAGATGCCAATGCAGTTGAAGTAAGTACTGCAGTTAAAGCTCAGTTAGATACTTTAGTTAGTCAATATAAAGACAAAGGTTTTAATTACGAAGTGGCTATCGACCAATCTACTTATACCGTAGAATCTGCAAATGCAGTAACACACGATTTATTCTTAGCTGTGTTTATTGTAGCTGCTGTAATGTTAGTTTTCTTACATAGTTTTAGAAGTTCTATGTTTGTACTAGTAGCATTGCCTTCTGCTATGATACCAACTTTCTTATTAATGTATTTAATGGGATTTTCACTCAACTTAATGACCTTACTAGCACTTTCATTAGTAGTAGGTATTTTGGTAGATGATAGTATCGTAATCTTAGAAAATATTTTCCGACATATGGAAATGGGAAAAGACAAGGTAAAAGCATCTATCGAAGGTCGTAGCGAAATTGGATTTACAGCAGTTGCCATAACTTTAGTGGATGTCGTAGTATTTGTTCCATTATCATTAGCTGGTGGATTAATTGGAAATATATTAAGAGAGTTTGCTCTAGTCGTTGTGTTTTCTACCTTAATGAGTTTATTTGTTTCTTTTACACTTACACCTTTATTAGCTTCTCGTTGGGCAAAATTACCACACCTTAGTAAAGACAGTTTATGGGGAAGAATTAATCTTGGATTTGAAAGCATGATTGATAAACTAATTGATGCTTACGGAAAAGTATTAAATTGGGTATTAGGTCATAAACGCTATGTAATTACAGGAGTGATTCTTTTGTTTGTTGGAGCTGGTTCTATTGGTGCACTTGGATTTATTGGTAGCTCTTTTGCTGGTAGTGGAGATAGAGGCGAGTTTAGTTTAATTGTAGAGTTAGAACCACAAGCTACTTTGTTTCAAACCAATAAAGTTACACAACAAATTGAAAAAACACTATTAAAACATCCAGAGGTAGTTAGAGTGTTTACCAAAGTTGGTGCTGTTGGTACGCAAATGGGAGAAAGTATCTCTACACCAAATCAAGCAGATATTACAGTTTCACTTACCGACAAACGAGAAAGAGTAAAATCTACAGATGAAATTGGTAAAGAATTGCGTGATGAGTTAGATCAAATTCCAGGAATTAAATTTTCTATTAAACCTACAAGTGTTACAGGTAATAATCAACCACAAATACAAATTGTAGCAATGGGTTCAGACTACGATGAACTTTGGGTTGCTGCTCAAAAAATTCATGATATTGTAAAAGAAACACCAGGAACTGACTATGTTGAGTATAGTACTAAATCGCCTAAAACAGAAATTCAAATTAAACTAGATAGAGATAAAGTTGCCAAAATGGGATTAACAATTCCTGCAGTTGGTGCTGCTATTCAAATTGCTTTTAGAGGAAATGACAATGCTAAGTTTAAAGAGCAAGGAGAAGAATATCCAATCAATATTGTTTATGATGAAGCCGATAAAAAAGATATTGCTAGTCTAGCCAATACCATTATTCAAACACCAACTGGTGGAATAATTCGTTTAAGTGATGTTGCAAATATTGAAGAAGTACAAGGACAAGCTATCTTAGAAAGATACAATAGATTAAATTCAGTACAAGTATTAGCATCTACTGTTGGTCGTCCTACTGGTACAGTTACTGCAGATATTCGTGAAAAAATTGATAAAGCTAATTTACCAGCAACCGTAAAAGTAGATTATTTGGGTGAAGAAAAAAATCAACAAGAATCTTTTGGTAGCTTAGGTTATGCTATGTTAATTGGTATAGTATTGGTATATCTAATTATGGTAGCACTATATGAAAGTGTAGTTTATCCTTTTGTGGTATTATTCTCTATTCCAGTTGCCTTAATTGGTTCAATTTTAGCACTAGCACTAACAATGGAAAGCTTAAGTATTTTTGGCTTTATTGGTTTTATTATGCTAATGGGACTCGTTGCCAAAAATGGTATTCTAATTGTCGATTTTGCCAATCATTTAAAAGAGAGAGGTTACGCACTTAAAGATGCACTGATTGAAGCAGGTAGAGAAAGGTTACGACCAATATTAATGACCACTTTAGCAATGGTATTTGGTATGTTGCCAATTGCCTTATCAAATGGACCAGGTTCCGAGTTTAAACGCTCTATGGCTTGGGTTATTATTGGTGGATTAACAAGTTCTTTACTATTAACCTTAATTGTAGTACCAACTGTTTTTTATTTAGTAGATAGATTAAAAGAAAAAATATCAGGAAAAAAACAAGCTAACAATGCAGTATTAGAGGTTGAATAA
- a CDS encoding SEC-C domain-containing protein: MEQKINIPKLNHTILEKIYFNKTLTNDELNNILSLPLESLIEDLRTTIHFCNSLFGSEVDFDEISYNLLLYALFILKEIEAKNQLDIVFDIIHWEDEKMDFWFGDTVCKYLWNIVYFFAYDDIHQLVALLKTEKEIDTFNKEEIALAIYQLYLKNEDKRTLISNYWTELLEFYANLDEDSNIIDHTYFAFFINYIANPNEQQKVLIKKLYDNNYIDYMVYGKYEDFLKVTEEERELVSVYKLNEDLIAFENRNSTENNFFYNNDDYFTKQEPFVRETKKIGRNELCPCGSGKNIKNVV, from the coding sequence ATGGAACAAAAAATAAACATACCAAAACTAAATCACACTATTTTAGAAAAAATATATTTTAATAAAACACTTACAAATGATGAACTCAATAACATTTTAAGTTTACCTCTTGAAAGTTTAATTGAAGATTTAAGAACAACTATTCATTTTTGTAATTCTTTATTTGGTAGTGAAGTTGATTTTGATGAAATATCATATAACTTACTTTTATATGCCTTGTTTATACTTAAAGAAATAGAAGCTAAAAATCAATTAGATATAGTTTTTGATATTATACATTGGGAAGATGAAAAAATGGATTTTTGGTTTGGCGATACAGTTTGTAAATATCTTTGGAATATCGTTTACTTTTTTGCTTATGATGATATTCATCAATTAGTTGCTCTTCTAAAAACAGAAAAAGAAATAGATACTTTTAATAAAGAAGAAATCGCCTTAGCTATTTATCAGTTATATTTAAAAAACGAAGATAAAAGAACACTCATTTCAAACTATTGGACAGAATTATTGGAGTTTTACGCTAATTTAGATGAAGATAGTAATATTATTGACCATACTTATTTTGCTTTTTTTATAAACTACATAGCCAATCCTAATGAACAACAAAAAGTATTAATTAAAAAGTTATATGATAATAATTATATCGATTATATGGTTTATGGAAAATATGAAGACTTCTTAAAAGTCACAGAAGAGGAAAGAGAGCTTGTTTCGGTTTATAAACTAAATGAAGATTTAATTGCTTTTGAAAATAGAAACTCAACAGAAAATAATTTTTTTTATAATAATGATGATTACTTTACTAAACAAGAACCATTTGTTAGAGAAACAAAAAAAATAGGAAGAAACGAACTCTGTCCGTGTGGAAGTGGAAAAAATATAAAAAATGTTGTTTAG
- a CDS encoding GNAT family N-acetyltransferase: protein MNIKQLNKDDAEVFLQLLLALDDETTFMLYEQGERNTTVEEMSNRMEAINKTGSIFAFEVDNILVGFILIQRSMLNKINHCASIAIGVLQKFSSKGIATQLMQKAEQWCIVNNISRLELTVMKHNTRAIKLYQRIGFEIEGTRKRAILMNDIFYDEYYMGKILK from the coding sequence ATGAACATCAAACAACTAAATAAAGATGATGCTGAAGTATTTCTACAATTATTATTAGCATTAGATGATGAAACTACATTTATGTTGTACGAGCAAGGTGAACGCAATACTACAGTAGAAGAAATGTCGAACAGAATGGAAGCAATAAACAAAACAGGAAGTATTTTTGCTTTTGAAGTAGATAATATTTTAGTTGGATTCATATTAATACAAAGAAGTATGCTTAATAAAATAAATCATTGTGCTAGTATTGCCATTGGTGTACTACAAAAATTTTCTAGTAAAGGTATAGCTACTCAATTAATGCAAAAAGCAGAACAATGGTGTATAGTAAATAATATTTCTAGACTAGAATTAACAGTAATGAAGCACAATACAAGAGCTATTAAATTATACCAACGCATAGGTTTTGAAATTGAAGGCACAAGAAAAAGAGCGATTTTAATGAATGATATTTTTTATGATGAATATTATATGGGAAAAATATTAAAATAA
- a CDS encoding efflux RND transporter periplasmic adaptor subunit, translating to MKSKIIIGVVVLALLGATVYKLSQNKKVIDKNETPIDRSNIPVSVTVAKAEYMPVSTDYAIPATLDINNSGTITATQPGKLISFKVEVGQHVSKGQLIGKIDSKQREIGIKSYDVTLQKLQDDLKRTQELIAGDAAPANAVDDIKYNIETTKIQKENMQQQIADNNIYAPISGIIVQKNANAGEFANPGTPLATIMDVSLLKAVVFVGEDNVYELKLGQKAQISSSIFPGKLVTGTIKYISPKGDENHNYKVEVVIPNSGYKAGTYVSVKFNFKKPAAALQIPKNALVEGIKDPYVFVVKDNKSIIRKVQLGEENGENIIVIGGLIPGEQVVISGQINLSENSNVKIINPK from the coding sequence ATGAAGAGTAAAATTATAATAGGTGTCGTTGTTTTAGCACTACTTGGTGCTACAGTTTACAAACTGTCTCAAAACAAAAAAGTAATCGATAAAAACGAAACACCAATTGATAGATCAAACATACCAGTTTCTGTAACTGTTGCTAAAGCAGAATATATGCCTGTAAGTACAGATTATGCTATTCCTGCAACACTCGATATCAATAATAGTGGAACTATTACAGCAACACAACCTGGTAAATTAATTAGCTTTAAGGTAGAAGTTGGTCAGCATGTTTCTAAAGGACAACTAATTGGTAAAATTGATTCTAAGCAAAGAGAAATTGGTATTAAATCATACGATGTTACATTACAAAAACTACAAGATGATTTAAAACGAACTCAAGAGTTAATCGCTGGAGATGCTGCACCTGCTAATGCTGTAGATGATATTAAATACAATATCGAAACTACCAAAATTCAAAAAGAAAATATGCAACAACAAATTGCAGACAATAATATTTATGCACCAATAAGTGGAATTATTGTTCAAAAAAATGCTAATGCAGGCGAGTTTGCAAATCCAGGTACACCATTAGCTACTATTATGGATGTATCGCTTTTAAAAGCGGTAGTGTTTGTTGGAGAAGACAATGTATACGAATTAAAACTTGGACAAAAAGCTCAAATTTCTTCTTCAATATTTCCAGGTAAGTTAGTTACAGGTACTATCAAATACATCAGTCCAAAAGGCGATGAAAATCACAACTATAAAGTAGAAGTAGTAATACCAAACAGTGGTTATAAAGCAGGAACTTATGTTTCAGTAAAATTCAATTTCAAAAAACCAGCTGCTGCATTACAAATTCCAAAAAATGCATTAGTAGAAGGTATAAAAGATCCGTATGTATTTGTAGTAAAAGACAATAAATCAATTATAAGAAAAGTACAATTAGGCGAAGAAAATGGAGAAAACATTATTGTAATAGGTGGTTTAATTCCTGGAGAACAAGTAGTTATTTCAGGTCAAATTAATCTAAGCGAAAACTCTAATGTTAAGATTATAAACCCAAAATAA
- a CDS encoding T9SS type A sorting domain-containing protein, whose protein sequence is MRHYYKFLALICILILTTNSKLYAQPFSDAHLIDAANGATYSTTADLDNDGDLDVISYILEPNSIQDKIVWFENDGLGHFSKPKNIINLKLPIYFFFYGDPFVPFLIGDIDSDNDNDIVVYYKNTDEDTSYYKWYENNGNEQFNTMHNILTTPFDNPSYSSDGVVALTDMNGDNNLDVVGLNNTWFQNDGNGNFIAQSNIFPNTSEEFPSPLVYNTGVVDVDLDGDIDIVNKLSGYNYHLFEALCMPDSLFWFENDGNGNFQKRTIIGGTTFWDGGYCITTSILSANLVDIEDDGDKDLMVTTTSSGIPGGSSIYVNLYKNDGMGNFSFYKSILELPAQTIFVQFPIRLDLVDINSDNHKDIIIDNSYEYFYYLNDGNDNFSIKQTLPLRETFDSPYLFSYLFEDLNGDNHPDFLYNSIGFNTSLSEINYSLSDANGVQHFNNYQNVHGDSLYYSKNIHSNDIDNDGDNDIVFYFYNRIGWYKNKGNGSFESPYFLETGVNYINQVELADVNNNGNVDILYTYNDNNIAYYKNNGNGNFTSQSLVNIIDSITAIHSIDIDNDGFNDILFSNSNKLAWYKNDGNNIFSTENIISITDTFNNCTLLSNDVNNDGHIDIISAVNGGKLLWYQNNGSGSFSAPQIITNNCNYTEIYSTDVDNDSSIDLIYNIPNTSNLTWFKNDGNGIFNSIDITTGANPIKAFTIADIDRDGTNNIVCLTQNNTTILSKDDSTGLFTVAYTIVNDITDDYLHSILTPDIDGDGISDLLISSIVQLFWRQNLIEKPLIKAIAFYDENNNGVQDGSERLLNFAEILVAPNELGVFTSSDGYALFVLDTGAYVISAIIDTNWMQTTIPEVYNLDLSNYNTTDTLYFGFTPKHLINDLKFTNIAQANTRCARDIPFQITYTNTGTTKLNGYVTVTEENLITYVDSPNNTPTDSTSGSERFWFFDDLYPTESKTIIQYYTVADQSFAGDTLTLSAQAVVPVLYNNATAYHNNTGSTTTDKVTICHCTAADNDHYVVLEVPLSAIDSFGYNDYIFYDCDIVPITDIDGDGDIDTDDCKAKKPSYDEIAINGPFYSLIFCSFDPNDKQANPKGEGENNLTYKDEDIIYIIRFQNTGNDTAFHVQITDSLDKNLDINTFKFIAASHSNLQIQKQTYNIGTANEYHELSFTFHPIILPDSATNEVASQGFVSFSIKPKKDLPENTVINNTANIVFDKFTNYPVITNTVTNTLVSNLRVTTAILEKKYDVGINAYPNPFNSMVNIELSKPSTQQSVDISIVNIEGKRLKVLTNITNNNINIDLSSIATGAYFIAVEDTQTKELIGIKKIVKQ, encoded by the coding sequence ATGAGGCATTACTACAAATTTTTGGCACTAATATGTATTCTAATACTTACTACAAATAGCAAATTATACGCACAACCGTTTAGCGATGCTCATTTAATTGATGCTGCAAATGGAGCTACCTACTCTACAACTGCAGACTTAGATAATGATGGTGATTTAGATGTTATTTCATATATACTTGAGCCAAATAGTATACAAGACAAAATAGTATGGTTTGAAAATGATGGTTTGGGTCATTTTTCTAAGCCAAAGAATATTATAAACTTAAAATTACCTATTTATTTCTTTTTTTATGGCGATCCTTTTGTTCCATTTCTTATTGGAGACATAGATAGTGATAATGATAATGATATAGTTGTCTATTATAAAAATACAGATGAAGATACTAGTTATTATAAATGGTATGAGAATAATGGTAATGAACAATTTAATACAATGCACAACATTTTAACCACTCCATTTGATAACCCATCCTATTCGTCAGATGGAGTAGTTGCATTAACAGATATGAATGGAGATAATAATCTAGATGTTGTAGGACTTAACAATACTTGGTTTCAAAATGATGGCAATGGCAATTTTATAGCACAATCTAATATCTTTCCTAATACCAGTGAAGAATTCCCATCTCCTTTAGTTTATAATACTGGTGTTGTGGACGTAGACTTAGATGGAGATATAGATATAGTAAACAAACTATCAGGTTATAATTATCATTTATTTGAAGCACTTTGTATGCCAGATAGTTTGTTTTGGTTTGAAAATGATGGCAATGGTAATTTTCAAAAAAGGACAATTATTGGAGGTACAACTTTTTGGGATGGAGGATATTGCATAACAACCTCAATACTTTCAGCTAACTTAGTAGATATAGAAGATGATGGAGATAAAGACCTTATGGTAACAACTACTAGCAGTGGTATTCCTGGTGGAAGTTCTATATATGTAAATCTTTATAAAAATGATGGTATGGGTAATTTTTCTTTTTACAAAAGCATTTTAGAGTTGCCAGCACAAACTATATTTGTTCAATTTCCTATAAGATTAGACCTTGTTGATATTAATTCAGACAATCATAAAGATATAATTATTGATAATAGCTATGAATATTTCTATTATTTAAATGATGGTAATGATAATTTTAGTATTAAACAAACTTTACCACTAAGAGAGACATTTGATTCACCATATCTTTTCAGTTATTTATTTGAAGACTTAAATGGGGACAACCATCCAGATTTTTTATATAATAGTATTGGTTTCAATACTTCTTTAAGTGAAATCAATTACTCACTAAGTGATGCCAATGGCGTACAACATTTTAATAATTATCAAAATGTACATGGTGATTCTTTGTATTATTCAAAAAACATACATTCTAATGATATAGATAATGATGGAGATAACGATATTGTATTTTATTTTTATAATAGAATTGGCTGGTATAAAAATAAAGGCAATGGTAGTTTTGAAAGTCCATACTTTTTAGAAACTGGTGTCAACTATATTAACCAAGTTGAGCTGGCAGATGTTAACAACAACGGAAATGTAGATATTCTATATACTTATAACGATAATAATATAGCCTACTATAAAAATAATGGCAATGGCAACTTTACTAGTCAGTCTCTTGTAAATATAATCGATAGTATAACTGCTATACATTCTATAGATATTGACAACGATGGCTTTAACGATATTCTTTTTTCTAACTCCAATAAATTAGCATGGTATAAAAATGATGGCAATAATATTTTTAGTACTGAGAATATAATATCAATTACAGATACATTTAATAATTGTACACTTTTATCTAATGATGTAAACAACGATGGACATATAGATATTATTTCAGCAGTTAATGGTGGAAAATTATTGTGGTATCAAAATAATGGAAGTGGTAGTTTTTCAGCACCACAAATTATTACTAACAATTGTAATTATACAGAAATATACAGTACCGATGTAGATAATGATAGTAGTATAGATTTAATTTACAATATTCCTAATACCAGTAATCTTACATGGTTCAAAAATGATGGCAATGGCATCTTTAACAGTATAGACATTACTACTGGAGCTAATCCAATCAAGGCATTTACCATTGCAGATATTGATAGAGATGGTACTAATAATATAGTTTGTTTAACACAAAATAATACCACCATTCTAAGTAAAGACGATAGTACTGGATTATTTACCGTAGCATATACAATAGTTAATGATATAACAGATGATTATCTTCATTCCATACTTACACCAGATATTGATGGAGATGGTATTTCTGATTTATTAATATCATCTATAGTACAATTATTCTGGCGTCAAAATTTAATTGAAAAACCATTAATTAAAGCAATAGCATTCTATGATGAAAATAACAATGGAGTACAAGATGGTAGTGAACGACTTTTAAATTTTGCAGAGATATTAGTAGCACCTAATGAATTAGGCGTTTTTACTAGTAGTGATGGTTATGCACTTTTTGTTTTAGATACAGGAGCTTATGTTATTTCTGCTATTATAGATACTAACTGGATGCAAACAACAATACCTGAAGTATATAATTTAGATCTTTCAAACTATAATACAACAGATACACTTTATTTTGGCTTTACACCTAAGCATTTAATTAATGATTTAAAATTTACCAATATAGCTCAAGCCAATACAAGATGTGCTAGAGATATTCCTTTTCAAATAACCTATACTAATACAGGAACTACAAAACTAAATGGTTATGTTACAGTAACAGAAGAAAACCTAATTACATATGTGGATAGTCCAAATAATACGCCAACAGATAGTACTTCAGGTAGTGAACGCTTTTGGTTCTTTGATGATTTATATCCAACAGAGAGCAAAACGATAATACAATACTACACAGTCGCAGACCAAAGTTTTGCTGGAGATACATTAACGCTTTCTGCTCAAGCAGTAGTGCCAGTTTTGTATAACAATGCTACAGCATATCATAATAATACAGGAAGTACTACAACCGATAAGGTTACAATCTGCCATTGTACAGCAGCAGATAATGACCACTATGTAGTTTTAGAAGTACCATTAAGTGCAATTGATAGTTTTGGCTATAATGACTATATCTTTTATGATTGTGATATTGTACCAATCACAGATATTGATGGTGATGGCGATATTGATACAGATGACTGTAAAGCAAAAAAACCAAGCTACGATGAAATTGCTATCAATGGTCCTTTTTATTCTCTAATTTTTTGCTCATTTGATCCAAACGACAAACAAGCCAATCCAAAAGGTGAAGGTGAGAATAACCTAACTTACAAAGATGAAGACATTATCTATATCATTCGTTTTCAAAATACAGGAAACGATACGGCTTTTCATGTACAAATCACCGATTCTTTAGATAAAAATTTAGATATTAACACATTCAAATTTATAGCAGCATCACACAGTAATTTACAAATACAAAAACAAACTTATAATATTGGTACAGCTAATGAGTATCATGAATTGTCGTTTACTTTTCATCCAATCATTTTGCCAGATAGTGCTACTAATGAAGTTGCAAGTCAAGGTTTTGTTTCCTTTAGCATCAAGCCAAAGAAAGACTTACCAGAGAACACAGTCATAAATAATACAGCAAACATTGTATTTGACAAGTTCACTAACTATCCAGTTATTACCAATACAGTAACCAATACATTAGTCTCTAACCTCAGAGTAACCACAGCAATACTTGAGAAAAAATATGATGTTGGTATCAATGCTTATCCAAATCCATTTAATAGTATGGTGAATATAGAACTATCAAAACCAAGCACACAGCAAAGCGTAGATATTTCTATTGTCAACATAGAAGGCAAAAGATTAAAAGTGCTTACCAATATCACAAACAATAATATTAATATAGACTTATCTTCCATTGCAACAGGAGCTTATTTCATAGCAGTAGAAGACACACAAACTAAAGAACTAATTGGCATCAAAAAGATAGTGAAACAGTAA
- a CDS encoding IS256 family transposase, protein MENQIKPTKEQLEKAINLHLSEPNGINELFSMVINGLMLSERQHFLGEELSSKNKGNGYRSLKKSGMGNQLELRVPRDRLGMFKPLILGILEQQEERIKDLSFALYGKGLTTRQINEILVDIYGTNYSKSSISRINTEFASIVKQWQQRPLDQYYPVIFIDATHQKVRRDTVSTEAFYVILGLKADFTREVLGITNFPTEHASGWTECLETLKQRGVEQVDLFVSDDLTGLDSSISKCFKNSKHQKCILHFQRQLSKNIRVSDRTEFCNQVKAVFNPDDQYYTVEQGIEQLKQVLNKWIKKYPKLQYTYQRDDLALLFTYLRYDYRIRRMIYTTNWIERLNKSFKRTLKIRNALPSIDATLTLMGYVAMEMENKTYKYPVRNFKFETTFNII, encoded by the coding sequence ATGGAAAACCAAATCAAACCTACAAAAGAGCAATTAGAAAAAGCAATTAATTTACATTTAAGTGAACCAAATGGAATTAATGAGTTATTTAGCATGGTCATCAATGGACTAATGCTAAGCGAAAGACAACATTTTTTAGGCGAAGAACTAAGTAGTAAGAACAAAGGCAATGGCTATCGATCGTTAAAAAAATCAGGCATGGGTAATCAATTAGAACTTAGAGTTCCACGCGACCGATTAGGGATGTTTAAGCCATTAATCTTAGGCATATTAGAACAACAAGAAGAACGGATAAAAGACCTAAGTTTTGCCTTATATGGAAAAGGATTAACCACAAGACAAATCAATGAAATACTGGTAGATATTTACGGAACCAATTATAGCAAATCAAGTATTTCTCGTATAAATACAGAATTTGCATCGATAGTAAAACAATGGCAACAAAGACCATTAGACCAATATTATCCTGTAATATTTATAGATGCTACACATCAAAAAGTAAGAAGAGATACAGTAAGTACCGAAGCATTTTATGTAATCTTAGGACTAAAAGCTGACTTCACAAGAGAAGTACTCGGCATTACTAACTTTCCTACAGAACATGCTAGTGGCTGGACAGAATGCTTAGAAACACTTAAACAAAGAGGCGTAGAACAAGTAGACTTATTTGTAAGTGATGATTTAACTGGACTAGATAGCAGTATTTCAAAATGCTTTAAAAACAGTAAACATCAAAAATGTATATTACACTTTCAAAGGCAACTAAGCAAAAATATAAGAGTTAGCGATAGAACTGAATTTTGCAACCAAGTAAAAGCAGTATTTAATCCAGACGATCAATACTATACTGTAGAACAAGGCATAGAACAACTAAAGCAAGTACTCAATAAATGGATAAAAAAATATCCTAAATTACAGTATACTTACCAAAGAGATGACTTAGCATTGTTATTTACTTACCTTAGATATGACTATAGAATAAGGCGTATGATATATACTACCAATTGGATAGAACGACTCAATAAATCCTTTAAAAGAACACTTAAAATAAGGAATGCTTTACCCAGTATAGATGCAACTTTAACACTTATGGGATATGTTGCTATGGAAATGGAAAATAAAACATATAAATATCCAGTAAGAAATTTTAAATTTGAAACAACTTTTAATATAATATGA